In one Bacteroidota bacterium genomic region, the following are encoded:
- a CDS encoding DUF2231 domain-containing protein, protein MDLTIPYWHPAVVHFPIALLLFGAAAAVVYGALGRAFWRGVALLAFAAGTAGAWAAVRTGKTIYEAVEGEPVVEALVGRHQALADWTLWVSAAVLAVLAGAAVWTRRTGRAGPDPLVLRLAVTGLAVAAAVLVAMTGRLGGQMVWGVAAP, encoded by the coding sequence ATGGACCTCACGATTCCCTACTGGCACCCCGCCGTCGTGCACTTCCCAATCGCGCTCCTGCTCTTCGGCGCGGCGGCAGCGGTGGTCTACGGTGCGCTCGGGCGGGCGTTCTGGCGCGGCGTGGCGCTCCTCGCCTTCGCGGCCGGGACCGCCGGGGCCTGGGCGGCGGTGCGGACGGGGAAGACGATCTACGAGGCCGTCGAAGGCGAGCCGGTCGTCGAGGCCCTCGTCGGGCGGCACCAGGCGCTGGCCGACTGGACGCTCTGGGTCAGCGCCGCCGTGCTCGCGGTGCTGGCCGGCGCGGCGGTGTGGACCAGGCGCACGGGCCGGGCCGGACCGGACCCGCTCGTGCTCCGGCTCGCGGTGACCGGGCTCGCGGTGGCGGCAGCGGTGCTCGTGGCGATGACCGGACGCCTCGGTGGGCAGATGGTGTGGGGCGTCGCGGCTCCATAG
- the hrcA gene encoding heat-inducible transcriptional repressor HrcA — MPDRTDHPDASHERPPLGEREAVILRSVVTRFIQTAAPVGSKVLAVEGVVDLSSASIRNTLSTLEGLGYLDHPHTSAGLVPTDLGYRAYVDELMDRTGVAPAEQQLLRAGLEQLYGDVESLMRETSRLLGQFTSLLGVVLSPRLATGVLERIDVVPLSSSRLMFVVSVRGGFVKTIMAEVDAEVRRADLDRVVQAMNERLAGLTLEEVRATAAERMRDLDGGDRTGVVRLVLHQAATLFAELPDERQAEVGGAQQIVTQPEFQAAEDVRSVIELLENQDVIVHLLEADAAPFDATGRAVVRIGDEGDLADRFGGTFSVVKAQYRLGDTTGSLGVIGPKRMDYAYAVTLVEYLAGLLSGTPSDA; from the coding sequence ATGCCCGACCGCACCGATCACCCAGACGCCTCCCACGAGCGCCCGCCCCTCGGCGAGCGCGAGGCGGTGATTCTGCGCTCGGTCGTGACGCGGTTCATCCAGACGGCCGCGCCGGTAGGATCAAAGGTGCTGGCCGTCGAGGGCGTCGTAGACCTCTCCTCGGCGAGCATCCGCAATACGCTCTCGACGCTCGAAGGGCTAGGCTACCTCGACCACCCCCACACCTCGGCGGGGCTCGTGCCGACCGACCTCGGCTACCGCGCCTACGTGGACGAGCTGATGGACCGCACCGGTGTGGCCCCGGCCGAGCAGCAGCTCCTGCGCGCTGGGCTGGAGCAGCTCTACGGCGACGTCGAGTCGCTCATGCGCGAGACCTCGCGCCTGCTCGGGCAGTTCACGAGCCTCCTCGGCGTCGTCCTCAGCCCACGCCTCGCCACCGGCGTCCTCGAACGGATCGACGTCGTGCCGCTCTCGTCGTCGCGGCTGATGTTCGTCGTCTCCGTCCGCGGCGGGTTCGTCAAGACGATCATGGCCGAGGTCGACGCCGAGGTGCGCCGCGCCGACCTCGACCGCGTCGTGCAGGCGATGAACGAGCGCCTCGCCGGGCTGACGCTCGAAGAGGTCCGCGCGACGGCCGCCGAGCGGATGCGCGACCTCGACGGCGGCGACCGCACGGGCGTCGTCCGCCTCGTCCTCCACCAGGCTGCGACGCTCTTCGCCGAGCTCCCCGACGAGCGCCAGGCCGAGGTCGGCGGGGCGCAGCAGATCGTGACGCAGCCGGAGTTCCAGGCCGCCGAGGACGTGCGCAGCGTGATCGAGCTGCTGGAGAACCAGGACGTGATCGTCCACCTCCTCGAAGCCGACGCCGCGCCGTTCGACGCGACCGGCCGGGCCGTCGTGCGGATCGGGGACGAGGGCGACCTCGCCGACCGCTTCGGCGGAACCTTTTCGGTCGTCAAAGCGCAGTACCGCCTCGGCGACACGACCGGCTCGCTCGGCGTGATCGGCCCGAAGCGGATGGACTACGCCTACGCCGTCACCCTCGTAGAATACCTCGCGGGCCTCCTCAGCGGCACCCCGTCCGACGCT